The genomic window GTACGGTATAAACCAATCGATTTGGCGAATAACGTAGCTGGGGAATCATTGTGACATTATAGCAATGACATATGACGTATCGAATTTCAACATccacaaatttcaaattaagaCCGAAATTCTGTTCTACAATATTTATCCATCAATATGAGCCAAGAATGAACTGTCACCGCGTGACAATAACACAGATGTGGTACACTGCATGTGTAGATATAGAATACTTCACTCCTCTTCCATTTTTGTAATacttgaaatattgttttGGTATTCGTGATTATCACCCATAATTTagtaaattattaaatatcttTTTAAAAGGAAAAACAGTAAACTCTACGTCATTCACGTGCAATATACAAGAATACAACCCGCTTTCATTTAATtaaatacaaattacacatCTGCGGAGCACCTTGAAGTTGATAGAACGAATAAcaattcataataataatagttcaATATAGCAACAATATTATAACttgtcaataaataaatttataaattttcttttctcgtaaataaaatatgccGTCAGTAGTCGCGTTGCGTTAGCCATTTCGCCATCTTCTTACTTCAATTTTCCAGCTGATCCGTTCTGAAGGAGAAAAAACATCAAGTATTAAAATAAGAATCTATGCTTTGATATTTTCATCCGGAAACACTCACCAAAATCTTGAATAATCTCAGCCTGTGCGATTGTCCGATCGGTTTGAAACGGCTGTTGGAGGGTGGCAAAAGTACCAGTTCATCGTCGTCCGAAATGTCTCGCGATTCCAAAACCTGCTCTCGTGTCTCCCGCGACATAACCCGGGGAACAACGACCTCCTCGTCGCGTatttcctcctccccctcctcatcctcctcctcctcgtcgtcgtcgtcgtcgttctcGGCCTCCACTTCGTCTctgtgaaagagagagagaaagagagaaagaaaatcagACGTTAACGAACAAGGACAGAACTTTGCGGGTGTGTTcggtgaaatattgaaaattagagGAATTACAGAAAAGGTGGCGGGATCGAGGTTCCAAATTTGAGATGTTCCGAAAGCATCCGATTCCGAATTATTCGATGGCAAAATTCGAAGTAAGGAAATTAAACTTTTACGATAcagcaaagtttcgaatgctCGGAAACCCGGTggctcaaagttccaaaaTGCTAGATTCTGAAGATTGAAGTTACGATAGAGAAAAGTtcggaaaaataaagtttcgatagaggaaaattccgaaaataaaaatgtactcacacagcgtaggttactcgacgagtgggtgggaaaaatgagaagaaccgaaaatcagaatgaccacgACTCCGAACGtaagaatatcgaaaatcgaaaGCAAAGATAGATGAaagcggtgaaatttcaccaaggcagaaattcacagaactgaaagttttcgatgtttcagatttatgaattttcacattttcggaactttgagcgccgcgtttcggaccattcgaaactcgGATGTTTCTTGAAAGTTTCACTTCTTTGCTTCAAATTTCTCCccgaaaaaattcagactTTGGCGCTTCCGGAgcatttgaaatttggaaattctaCCCTGCCCCGTTATTACCGTCGTAGAGCTTTCACGCTTTCGACCGGTGAAGAGACGCCGACGTCGTTAGAGTCCCAGCTGCGACCGTGCCCTCGTCCTTTATTCGAGTTGTACCAATTTTCTTGGAATTCTTGCGCCCCTGCGGGGGCGGAAAGCTGGCGTGTAACGAGTCGCGAAAGCACCCACCGATCCTGCAGCGACTGACCAGCAGCTTCGTTTCCAGAACCTCCCGGAATCGCCGGACGCTCGTCGTTCTCCGGACGGTTACCACCGGCCGGGTAATTATGCTGGCCGCTTCTTTTCCCGTGAGCTGTACAATATTGCCGCAATAACATTTAGCCTCGCGTcgcggataaaaattttctcaaaataaGTTTCAAGCTCAGGCTCGCAAGGTAAGTGAAAGTAGGGTAGATATAATGAATCTGAAGCAATGCGTACCGCCCCAACACGAGTGTCCGTAGCTGAGACAGGAGcctgaaaataaagaaataagaaacgTGACGGAAGACAAGATTCAGCGAATATTTTACACCCATAGAAGAAATCAGACGTTGTAAGAGCAAGTGAAGTAAGCCACATTTCGCCTCAAAGGGCTTCggaattaaataatgaaacgCAATAAAAAACCCTCGCGCCGCGATCCTGGTGCCCGAAAGTGGGTTTCGATATATATCTCGCGTCGTATTATTTCATACGGTGTATTACGGTGGCTGCAAATTTCgcgaaatatttcagacggCCCATCGACGGCCGTCACGGTTCTACGATCGCTCAACCTTTCGTCACCTCGCGCCCTTTACGGTTCCGCAAATTTTGCTGCATAATTTCTGACCCCGCTGGCGTAGCACACGGAgcgtataaattataaatccGGGTACAACGAAAGCTGTGGAAATATTATATCCTCGAGCCCAAAGCACGTAGGTCGCACGGTTAAACTAGGACTTAATTAATTCCCCGACAGTTGGCAAGCTCAGCGGGCAGAGCAATTACTAATTATGTACGTCCCTTTTTCAGCCCGGTATTTTCGCTTCGCACAGTTCGCAGAATAATAATTCCAATTCGTTATTTACGATCTTTCTTACCACATTGTATATACACGAACAGGCATCCCGGTGTGTAATGTTGCGAGCGATctcgagaaaaacaaaaattctacGGCTGATTGTATAAAACACTTCGCGTTACGCAAGGCGCAAGATTAATTGGCCCAACGAgccaattattatttctcaataatGACATCATAGAGTACGAGGATCATTGATCGCTGTTTGCCTTGCTGTATCCACCCTGGAAGAACCCTTCGCTATCACCGGATACATCTGCAAGCTCACGTAAGCTTTGTATACACAGAAGCCGTGAATTTGACTCGGCGCGCGGCTGTGTTGGCATTGAATCGCAAATATTTGCAGAATCTCATCGACTCAAACAgcggctctctctctctctctctctctcgcgttTCCGCAtgtacatgtgtgtatatacaatacataccTGTATACGGTTTACCTAAACTGGCTATCCTACGGACAGTACGCGAACCAACAGGTGGTTGGGTTGCTAATTTATTGAGTGTGTTTGCAGTTTGGCCGTTGGTGCAAAACAACCTTACGTAGAATTTTTTACCGCGCACCTTTTCGCATTCCCTCCCTTGTCTTTCCCTCAGTTTTCTACGCTAATTGTCTCCTCCGGATTAAATTTCTCAGGTGAAACTTGTAAATTCTGGTCGGATCATGCGGCGCGTAACATGCGTcgtatattacgtataattttaaCGTTGTTATACCTAGACTGCGCTGTAGACACTAAcaatgacgaaaaataatgGATTTTCGGTTGAATTGACTATTTTTCATAACAAtcgatttttgtattttactcGCGCGAACGACGCAATGTAATGTCAATTTACTTGATTAAAGTGTTAATTAGtatcattgtcttacttactAAGTACCTATTTCGCGTAACGAGTGaaagatgaataaatatttttacctgaaattgaaaaacagtttgaaatgaaacgataaattataaaaaaaaacttttccgctacTGCGTATTGAAATTCACGCAACATTTGTTTCAAACGCACCTTTTAAAACAAtacgaaataattgattaatcgatcaatttttaccgattcaatcgaatcgtattcgattatttttttcgacacaaataaataatataaaatagcTCGGTGACCATCCGTAGTAGACACCCGTGTGTGCAACGAATAGAAGCCGAATACACGTACATGGTGTCatattataaaagttttcactgcgtatagtatataaatatatacatgtgtatgaaCCGTacttatatacctatatacaggtatatacatatatatacacctatgTACAATACATACAATGTAAAGTAGCTGCAGCGATCCCGGAGGGTGACCGCATATTATGCATAAAAATATAGGAATAAATATCTCGTTACGAACTTGTAGTTACACGCCATTATTGCAGCCATTGGAAAATTGTGTAGGTAAACTTTTTACTTTACCGCAGTTAATGCTGCAGATAAAAGTTTAAGGTCTTAAACTCTCGTTCAAACGAATTGCATCTGCAGCCGCGAGGtctttaatttaatttttctcgtgAAAAGAAACCGCTGTAATTTCATTGCCCAATTGCGTATTAGAGACGTTTCGTAGTTAACGGATGAACGGAAACGATTGCCAAATGTTCGTTGACGTTCTTGTATCCGCTGctgattttcacattattttcgCACCATCTTACGTTCGCGGTTATTAGAATTATACAAATGTATGAAGGAGATATTTATAAAACGATATCTGTATAAATGTAACGTAATTCATTCGTTAATTTTCACGCGGAGGCGGAATCGCgtttggatattcgcaatcaTCCTCTCTAGTTCGAAACCAGCGGACCGTAGAGTCGAGACTCGTGCATCCGTGCCTGTTTGAATgagttgatttttcattagcagctcttgataattttcttccaattttcttCCTTACATATTTACGAATCATTCGTAGAAATTCACACcctcacaatttttttttgtttttcgccATATATAACCCTGGACCATAAATTATCGTCTCACGGCTACACGCGTGTAAATGTGTAAATAGAGTAAAACTCAAATGTTTGATTTACCcttgcgtgtgtgtgcgtattttcgttttcgacTGCACGATGTAATTTCTACTCTGCGATTCATATTTGCGCCAACGATTCGTTTCACGATCGAACGAAACTTTCCTTTACAGCTCTGAGCTCTGATTCCGACAGAATCTGTcaattattctcattattattattattattattattattattattattattattatacgcaaaTCGCGGTATTTCACATCGGCGGTAATTATTGTACTGCAGGTATGCCCGTAATATCGATGAGTAagtattcgaaatttgaagaGGGTTTTGATTTCGAAGCTCACATCGAGTCACTCGTTCAAAGCCTGAGGAGCGTTTGAAAATTAGACGTATTAATTAAACAGGCCATTAAGTAATTGGGCGAACGCAACATCCCGAGGGGCGGGCGAACCGTTATACGCACTTCAATTAGAAATGGAAATATCTGCCACTTCGTGTCACATGCGTTACACGTGAGGCGATGCTCCCACTGTACAATGACAATAAACGTTTcgcaatttttgtatttcacgCCCGCGTACGGAAGAAGCGACGACTGTAGCAATAATCTGAGTTGGTATAAAAATGCGAGAGGAAATTCGCGCTGCGTTgcacttttttaaaaaaggagAAGCGACGAAAACacattgaagtgaaaaataagtGCAGGGATCGAAGAAATCTAAAATGAATCCTAGCCGTATTGTACACCGAGAAACGCGTATtatacgcgtaaccattttgcgctatcgtcgatccttttttgctaattgcaacgcaaaatcagtgtAGTTGTACGACTGTGATACGGTATAGAATGAAATAACAAAGGTGCCGGTACGAGGCGTGCATACGTCACACGTCGCGCTTCAAACACCGGCTCGGATTAATGCTCTATTctaattatttgttttatttttcaacgtttgaTCGAGTGGCCATCCCTATCCGTATACGCGCGTTTATTCGTGCACGCGGTATAAGTCAaggtaaatataaattttatggCTCAAGTATTAATCTGAGGCTAAGCGGCGCTAGAATCCCGTTCTAAATCCCCGAGGATCATCCTTGCCGGTCCTGTTTATCAACCACAATCAGCGATCCTCTCCCCCGCGGGTCACGCTCAATATTCATATCTAATTTCACGGTAAAAACGGTGATCGTGTTTACAACTGCGACGACGAGTGATCGAAGCGTTTATACGAAATTGTATGTATACGATAAGGTAAATAGATATACCGCGATATAAAACGCGCAATTTATGAAATTCGTCGTCGCGTGATTTCGCGGGGACAACCCTGTCGATACGCGGGTTTTAAATTGACTCTGCTATCAGGGTACGTTTCGTGTTACGGCGATGGCCACTGAACTGAAAATAATCGGTCCGTCGATTAAccgattacaaaaaaataatccgaCACGACTCGAtcgaatcggtaaaaattaatcgattgatcgtTTATTTCAGttatacttttctttttttttttttttgaaacggtggACACGAATCCAAAATGTCCTGAATATCAGTATGTAGTCTTATTAgcggaaaaattttgggtaaCTTATAGTTtcgttcaaattatttttaaatctcaggtgaaaatattcatctatcttttctctaattatatcaaatatgtatattagtaAGTaagaaaatgatgataattaataCCGTGAtcacataaataaatatcgtacATTGCGTTGTTCTTGGTagtaaaataacaaaaaccgATTGTTAGGAAGaataatcgagtttgaaaatttgattatactcgattaatcgggaaaATATAATCGATTTTATTTGGTCATTCCTATTTCGCGTACGTATAAGGTATACGTATGTGTTTGAATAAATTCGCGAAACTCTCTCGCGCATGCACTcttggaaatttgaaattagcTTAATTACCCGCCTAACTTTGGCATACAGCGTACGATAACCGGTCACGGATATGAACGTactgttttactttttttcccccctcttTTTCAACCATCCTCCTCTTTCGCGAAGCGTTAATCATTTTAATGATTTGAATTCGTCCAGCATGGCCGGTCGATTTTAACGAGATACCAAATTACACGTATTCTTTTCCTCTGAATCGTATTCTTGCAGGATTTCTTGAAAACCGCGCGTCGAGTTGTATccgtgtatatacgtacatatgtatatatgtatatatatatatatatatatgtatatatatgtattcttCCTTCGTTAACAGCTCGCCGGGAGTCACAATTTAATTAACAACCGATAGACAAATGGATCAAGCTTATTAATCACGTTACGGAGCGAGATGTCGGTGTTATAAGTATAACGTATAGACACGTATACCGCACCTGTACAATATTAATACAATATCAGCGAAAGCCAAACCTACGTGAAACAATTTTGCGTGTTGATTATGAAAATCGCCCAGCGGGCTGGCCTCTGAAGAGATTATTACAGACGGTACGATGTTGTAACTGCGCGCGTATCATTGCGTGCTTTGATATCTACATTATACGCCTCGTCACATTTCatgattattaaaataagCCCGTCGCAGCGAAACAAGCGACACCGCATGCGTTGACCTCTTTTTCGCGATTATTAAAAAAGTATTAACGCGAATCAGCAATTATTCGAAAGTATTCATTTCTCGGTATTCGTTAAATCgatcgaatattttcaaaataccgTTTCGCAGCGTGCTGCTGCAAATTCTCTGGTGAAGTAATTTGCCCATCCAAATTCCAAGTGTCAACTTATTTGCAAGCGCGTCGCGGGCGGTTTAGCCAAGTCAAGTTTTAATCAAATTATGTTACCCAACCGTGCAACACCGCGCGAGGGAAAATCATGTTTACACGTACACAATAGACCTGATTGTTCCGATTTAATTCTTCGATACGTAAAGGACTTAGTTAGTACGAAACTTGGACGGTTTAACATCCCGCGACGTTTCAATTATAACTCATCGCATCACGACTTATCGGTGTGATTTAATAATCGTTCACGCGtacctacatacatacacatagaCGTGCAGAACTTTGATCGAGCAAAAAAACGTCTGTAAAAATTGCACGAAGACAATTAAATTGTCAATCACGGATTGCgatgaacaaatttttcatcggaaCTCGAATTCATcctaaaaattgtataaattcgAGTAACAACACTCGGCAATTATCCGATTTCCGTTTTCGCGGTATTAATTAACACAATCGTTACACCTGCGGCAAGCGCATAATTAATTACTCACCAGCGGCGCATCCGGCGAAGCAGAAAACAAGCATGAACATTAACGATCTCGTGACCGCGTTGAGGGCAAAAGCGCGGCCTTTACTCGACGAGGAAACGTTCGCCCGATTTTCCTGCATCTCGTCTCTGACTCTATCGATATTACTTCTTCACTTTTCCTTCGCACAGGTACGACAGACCGATCCAGGCGTGAAAGTTCCGCGTGTCCGACCCTTTGAAGCCTTATCCGCGTCCCTCCAACTTCCACAGAGTTTTCCCTCGGCCTTCAGTGTCCAGCGCAGCTATGCTGCAgtttatacacacgtatatatgtacgtatatttacATGGTATATGATGGATTTACGATGGACTCTATCCCCCCGGATTCCTTCGTCCTTTCTGCCTTCCCGTTGTACT from Neodiprion lecontei isolate iyNeoLeco1 chromosome 1, iyNeoLeco1.1, whole genome shotgun sequence includes these protein-coding regions:
- the LOC107221938 gene encoding uncharacterized protein LOC107221938, with translation MQENRANVSSSSKGRAFALNAVTRSLMFMLVFCFAGCAAGSCLSYGHSCWGAHGKRSGQHNYPAGGNRPENDERPAIPGGSGNEAAGQSLQDRWVLSRLVTRQLSAPAGAQEFQENWYNSNKGRGHGRSWDSNDVGVSSPVESVKALRRDEVEAENDDDDDEEEEDEEGEEEIRDEEVVVPRVMSRETREQVLESRDISDDDELVLLPPSNSRFKPIGQSHRLRLFKILNGSAGKLK